One Pseudomonadota bacterium genomic window, TGGCGAATTGCTTGGTTTTTCATTATCGGCTTACTTATTCTCTCGGCTATTTTGATTCTTTCATTAGTTAAAAACAAACCCTCTGATATGGGACTGATTCAGGACGGCGCAAATAACTATGCAGAAACTTCCTTATCTGTTGACGCAAAAAGTACTGCTCCCATGGAAGTATATCGCAGCACCGTAGAATGGAAGGTCTCCGATGCCATAAAAACTCATACCTTTTGGCTGCTTTTTGTTTCTTCACTAGCATTTGTTGGCCCGATGATGTTCTTTATGGCTCATGCTGTCATTTATCTACAGGATATGGGGCATCCAGCGGGCATTTCGGCGATGGCTGTGAGTTATTACATGCTTTTCAGCCTTTTTGGGAGGTTGTTAGGCGGCAGTTTTGCGGATCGCTTTGAGCCTCGCTATATCTGGGCCGCCGGTCTTTTGCTCGAGGCAGTGGGTATACTTTTCTTCCTTGACGCGAAGAGTGTGGCCAGTATTTACCTTTTCGCCATTCCCGTTGGGGTGGGTGTAGGGGCGGCATCGATCTGCTGGCCAACCTTGATAGGCAATTATTTTGGGACAAATTCATTCGCTTCGATTATGGGTACCCTTTTCCCTGTCGTTCAACTTTTCGGAGCTTCTGCCCCTTTTTTTGCTGGGTTGGTATATGATACCCAAGGAAGTTACCGCATGGCTTTTATTGCTTCAGCGGCTTTAGCCTTCATCGGAAGTATTGTTATATTTTTCACAAAACCTCCTAAAACTATTGCAGCAAAAAGTCACCCGGTAGCTGCATCGTAAAGATTTTTAATTAAGCAAGAGTCACAGAGAGACTCTTCTTCTAATACCCATATGGTAAAGTTTTTCATCCAAAGCATAAAGACAGCTTTCAATATCACGAAGGTTTTCGCGATAGGCCAATTGAATAAATGCCATGCATAAAAATTAACCATAGTATGTAAAAGAGCGGACACGATACTTACCATTAAGTTATCTATGATTAATCGAAAACTACCCCAAGAGGAGGATTGTGATGGAAGAGACTCATGAGCAAAAATCCCTAAAAAGGCGATTTCACCCATTGCCAGTCAATGTACCGCTATCTAAAGGAGTTTTACTTGTTGACGATAGAAGGTGTACCGGATGTATGAACTGCATGTACGCATGCACACTTTACAACGACGGTGTGGCTGCCCCGGAGATAGCTAGAATACAGTTGAATGCATATAGTCATCACATATTTGATATTGCAGCTCAACCATGCCTGCAATGCGTTCAGCCTCAGTGTCTGCGCTTTTGCCCTCAGGGAGCTATCCGCATTGATGAGGAATCAGGAACAAATGCCAGGATTATAGTTGAGAAGAAATGCATTGGTTGTCAGGAATGCATTGAGGTTTGCCCCTTTACACCCCCTCGTATAAGGTTTGACAGTGTAAAGAAAAAGGCGATTAAATGCAATCTTTGCGGTGGAGACCCACAGTGCGTTAAGGCATGCCCAATTGGGGCTTTGATATACTACACGAACCCGGAGGGTGTTATTTCGGGATATGGGGCAGGAGGTATATAAGCTATGGCAGAACTATATGGATATGCCGGTAAGATTCTGAGAGTTGACTTAACAAGCGGGGTGATAAGCGAGATCCCATGTGAGCAGTACTTGCCTAAGTATATGGGCGGAAGAGGTTTGGCGGCCAAGCTCTATTGGGATGAGATACCGCCGGAGGTTGGGGCATTTGACCCGGAAAACAGACTGATAATTGCAACCGGCCCATTAACCGGGACCGGTGCGTTGGGAGGCGGACGATGTGAAGCTACAACAAAGTGTCCTGCTATGTATCCTACTCAATCCTTTACAACCGCCAACGCAGGCTATATCGGCCCTGAACTGAAATATGCGGGATATGATGCTCTCATCGTCCAAGGTAAGGCTAAATGCCATGTATACTTATGGATATGCGATGGCAAGGCAGAGGTTAGAAGGGCTGAGGATTTATGGGGTCTAACTACACGCCAAACCCGCGAAAATTTGTGGAAAAAACATGACAAGAAAGCCAAAGTGGCTTGTATTGGGCCTGCCGGAGAGAATTTGGCCACGAGTGCTATCATTTCAGTTGAAGTCAACTCTGCCTTTGGCAAGGGTGGAATGGGCGCGGTTATGGGGTCCAAAAACCTGAAGGCGATAGCAGTGCGCGGAACAGGTAGAATAAAGGTGGCAAACCCTGAGAAATTACTAGGAATAAATAAAATTAGAATGCGCTTTCACAACATCAAGGCTGGAGAAACGAGAGTAATAAATGGGAAAACCACTATAGGTACTGCAATGATAAGGAATAGTCCAACATTCGCGTCTTCTATGCTCGCTGATGAAGCGAAACAAGGCAGGGTAAAGATAAAATTGGGCGGATGCCCAGGATGCTCCTTAAATTGTCGTAATAAAGCAGAATTTACGGACAATTCTTTGCCCAGCGGTTCTGTTGAATGTGCTGACGGATTTGTTTGGGCGATTCCTGAAAAGATGGCTACGGGCGGCAAAAAAATTATCGGAAGGCTTTCCTGGGAAGCCTCTATGCTCATTGATGATATGGGGATAGACAACCTACAAGTATTGGTCGTTGGTCTATTTTCTGGCTTGAAGAAGCTCGATAAAAAAGATAAATACACGAATTTGTTATACGGCGGAGACTGGCTCTACCAGGGCTACTTAGCAGGAATTTTAAATGATGCTAACACCGGACTGCCTTGGGATAAGTTCGGTAGCCAGGAATTTTTGAGACAATTATTGAATATAATGGCTTACAGAGAGGGCTTTGGGGATATCCTCGCGCAAGGTTTAGGGCCGGCAACAAAATACATTATAGAGCATGAGGAATTTGGGTCCAATAGGAAACAAATGGAATATATCTATCAGCGGATTTGTCCAAAGGCGGGGAAACTCGGTAATCCTCAGGAACGGCATAGTTTTCATGCACCTGATCCGATTAGGGCTATTTATTGTGCGGTAGGGGATCAATTCGGTCAAGAACCTGAACCAGGGTGGTGTGGTAAATGTGAGCCTTGGTATTCCCCAGGTTTAGATTCTAAAGTTATCATAAAATGGCTTGGCACGGATAAAATAAAAGACCCTTACTACTGGGGTCCCGAGGTAGCAAAAGCCGTTATCGCTCACGAAGACATTGCGGCCGTGACAGACAGCTTGGTTGTTTGTTCTAAGTTGGACTATGGCATGTATCCAACAGTGATTGGGCATCATGCTCCTGATTGGCCCAATAAACTTCTTGTGGACTGGGAAGAGCTTGTTGAAAACAGTCCTAATGGGGGCCCTGAGTACTTGAGTGCGATCCTCGGAGTAGAAATGACACCGGAAGATGTATGGAAACAGGGCGAGAGGATCGTTAACCTGGTGAGGGCCATATGGGTAAGGGACGGATATACTGAAGGCAAATATGACACATACTGGGATGCTGTTTTCGAGGAAGAAAATGCAGAAGGTAATAAAGTAACGCCAAAAGAAAAATTCGAAAATGCAATAGTTGATTACTATAGTTTGAGGGGATGGAAAGCCGGGGTGCCAACGCGTGCAAAGCTTGAAGAGCTGGATTTAAAGGATGTGGCTGATGAGTTGGATACCTTGGGTAAATTGCCTGCATAACGATTTACTACAAACCATGATTGTACCAATAATTGTCCTCACATCCAAACAAAGGGAGTACATGCTAACCAGCGAGAGGCATATGACCTGTCGCTATTTACAATGTTTATATTTAGCTCTCTTCACCCGTTGTATTAGACTTGTTTTTAGCAGTATAAATAAACGCTCTTTGGCGAAGGGAATTTGTATTAACAAAGCTCCATAATGCATCTAACTCCGCTCTGGAGATATCCGGTTCATTAATCAGAATAGAATTTATTTTTTCCGTTTGCTTAGCGGCAACTTTAAGCCAGCGCTGAATCGTGTCAAACTTCACTTCCATATGTTTCGCCACATGCTGCAGAGGCATTCCCTTGGCCAAAAGCTTAAGGGCACACAGAACTTTTTCTTCCGGAGAGCGTATATCATAAAAGATGGTTCCTGTTCTTATGCAAAAAGATTTACCGCATTCTTTGCATTGAAATCGGCGGCCTATAGTTCCATTCTTGGTTTTGTATGTTCCGTTGGAAATAATAGTACCTTTTTCTGTATTACCATAAAGGGCGCATTTTGGATTTTTACATACTTCTATTTTTGACTTAATATATTGCTTCTTCCCATGTTGTATATAGCACTTATTTTCTTTAACGGTTGAAGGTAGTTGGTCAACGAGTGAGGGTAGTTTACCAACTACTGAAGGTGATCTGTTTTCTTTTATCTTCATCGGCCGTTGCTTTTCTATGGTCAGATTCTTGGTCATCAGTTTCTCGTCAATGTGTTCAATTACATATCTAATAGGTCCATCGGATTTCAGGAAACTATCCAACTTTATTTCATAAATTGCAGGATGACTCTTAGCGAGTTCGCATTCATAGTCTCTTATAAAGTTCATGCCCATGTTTTTAGTAATTAATTCTGACTCTTTTGTAACAAGATGATTGACAAGCAGATATCTTTCTTTCTTTTTTATTTTGTAAAGGTCTCGTATGCCACCTAGGATCACCCATGACGCAGAGCTGATATTGACCGCCAATGCAGAATAACAGAAAAAAACTCCTTCATTTTGCGCAATAATATCATTGATGGTTTCGGTTGTGACATAATCTTCGATGGTCTTTTTTTTAATTAGATTTCGATATGTATCAATTTTTATAGGTAAACAGATTTTATGACCCATGTAATGATTCCAAACATCTAGTATAATGTAATTCATTTCAGGTAGTATAGATGCGGCTTTCTTAATCACATCTCGTTGCAATAGTATTTTGGGACCATAGAGATCTTGATGACATGAAAGAAACATATCAATGTGCTTGTCTTTTGTAATAATGACTTTCTTCAGCATGGAGTAGTATTCTGAGATTTTGCTGTGTTTGAATAAATCAAGGGAGGCATAATGCGATTGTTCTATCGAATAATACATAAACATTCTTTTTTGCAGCGAATACCAAATGGGTTGTTCTGCATTGAGAGCCAGCAAAGGCGCCATAGGAATTCCTGTGATTTCAGAAATATCATGGAGATTATCAATTCGTGCACTTTGACGATTAGCTTCCCAATTCTGTAATTCCCGAACACTTATTTGGATTGATTCTGCAAATGCCTCCTGGCTCAAACCACGCCATTTCCGGTATTCTTTTAATAGAGCTCCAAGGGATGTATAGAGTTTGGCATTATCAAACGAAAGGGTTTTTCGTGGTAATGATATTTTAGATGTCATAATATTCTCCACAACATATGAACACAAAGTGAAGTCGCTGACAAAAAATCAAGAGCCGTTAAATAGATCTAATGTAGTTGATTATTAAGATAGCTATTTTCTATTCAGAAAGTATTAAAGCAAAAACGAGTAAAAAGAAATAATTTTATCTCCATGCAAATAATATATACGAAACATAATTGATTTACAAATGGAATTTTGAAAAAATCTTTTTGATATAAAAAAATAGTATTGGACTAGTCAATTCTGGTAGAGTCAGGTTCTCTGACAAAACCTGAAATGAAAAATCCGATTGAATAGTAGTAATTTAATGAGCTGCCATTAGCAATCCGGCAGAGTTCAAAATCACTATGACTTTCTGTCCAAATACTGGATATAAACACGAAACATAAGGAAGCAAGAGGGATTAGATTATGGAAAGAAATTCGGAATTTTATAGACCTCGTGAAAAAGACCAAGCTTTTCATCCAATGCCAGGGTGCCCTGAAGCGTGTCAGTGGTGGTTTCATGACGGTATATTCACTAACGGATTTTGCTTGCAACTTATGTACTATATAACTCACTCGAAGGCCAGTATCTGGTTTCATGTCTGTGATTCAGATGGAAACTTTACGAAACTGATGCCTGTTTTTCACACCACAGCAGTAGTTGCTTCAACAGAAACCTGCGACGTTAGGATTGGCGATAACCGCATGCACGGCAAATTTCCCAGATATGAGCTGCATTTTCGTAGTGACGATACGGGAGCGGATCTCGTTTACGAATGCCTCACCCAGGGGTTTATGGAACCTCCTGATGGGGTTTTCCTTGGCCGAGAGCAATGTCCGGCTACCCCAATATATGTTTCCTATATCTGTCGTCCCCGATGTAGGATTACCGGTAAGTTGGTCATTGGGGGTAAAGAGATCCCTGTTAATGGGGAGGGCTATGCGGATCATCAGTGGAAAAATGCTGGCATAGGAGAGTTTCAGTTCCACTTCTGGAATTGGGGGAAGATATATTTACCCAAGCACACTATTGTTTGGCAGGATGCGCAATTAAGCCAATCTTTTGGTTACCAAAGAGCCAAGTGGCTGTGGGCACTAAAAGGGGAAAAGCTAATCGAGTATTTAAAAAATGCTGACATGTATGTGAAGTTAGACGACCTTGAAATAGAGCCGGAGTCAGGAGTTACTTATCCTAGAAAGATGGTTCTCATGATC contains:
- a CDS encoding MFS transporter; the protein is MVENKIFYGWVLVPIFGLIYLINVGFPIVGASVTNTYMIQDLNLGRGILGLGFTVSGLFGGLSSPIIAFYIKTRGVRFTLFIGSLFLILGALLMGTVVTKGWQYVAVFGVLLGIGSGFGSMIPVQAGITLWFRKKKALAMSLAITIGSLGGFLAPPLLNKIIFVADGNWRIAWFFIIGLLILSAILILSLVKNKPSDMGLIQDGANNYAETSLSVDAKSTAPMEVYRSTVEWKVSDAIKTHTFWLLFVSSLAFVGPMMFFMAHAVIYLQDMGHPAGISAMAVSYYMLFSLFGRLLGGSFADRFEPRYIWAAGLLLEAVGILFFLDAKSVASIYLFAIPVGVGVGAASICWPTLIGNYFGTNSFASIMGTLFPVVQLFGASAPFFAGLVYDTQGSYRMAFIASAALAFIGSIVIFFTKPPKTIAAKSHPVAAS
- a CDS encoding 4Fe-4S dicluster domain-containing protein, with protein sequence MEETHEQKSLKRRFHPLPVNVPLSKGVLLVDDRRCTGCMNCMYACTLYNDGVAAPEIARIQLNAYSHHIFDIAAQPCLQCVQPQCLRFCPQGAIRIDEESGTNARIIVEKKCIGCQECIEVCPFTPPRIRFDSVKKKAIKCNLCGGDPQCVKACPIGALIYYTNPEGVISGYGAGGI
- a CDS encoding helix-turn-helix domain-containing protein, with product MTSKISLPRKTLSFDNAKLYTSLGALLKEYRKWRGLSQEAFAESIQISVRELQNWEANRQSARIDNLHDISEITGIPMAPLLALNAEQPIWYSLQKRMFMYYSIEQSHYASLDLFKHSKISEYYSMLKKVIITKDKHIDMFLSCHQDLYGPKILLQRDVIKKAASILPEMNYIILDVWNHYMGHKICLPIKIDTYRNLIKKKTIEDYVTTETINDIIAQNEGVFFCYSALAVNISSASWVILGGIRDLYKIKKKERYLLVNHLVTKESELITKNMGMNFIRDYECELAKSHPAIYEIKLDSFLKSDGPIRYVIEHIDEKLMTKNLTIEKQRPMKIKENRSPSVVGKLPSLVDQLPSTVKENKCYIQHGKKQYIKSKIEVCKNPKCALYGNTEKGTIISNGTYKTKNGTIGRRFQCKECGKSFCIRTGTIFYDIRSPEEKVLCALKLLAKGMPLQHVAKHMEVKFDTIQRWLKVAAKQTEKINSILINEPDISRAELDALWSFVNTNSLRQRAFIYTAKNKSNTTGEES